The Desulfovibrio porci genome includes a region encoding these proteins:
- a CDS encoding CatA-like O-acetyltransferase: MADGTDGKGGTDAGGGCAPARFTLVDPETWPRREYFAYYFDRLKCRYSITAPLDITLLMRRRRQLRRRFFPILLYVVMRAVNRRDADGPCAPDSPDILDRGGNGAFRMAFDARGRLGRWNYCNPVYTVFHEEDASFSDLWSRWSPDFSLFYETVLDDMARYGGVRGLKGRPHTPENFCSVSSLPWLSFTSFAQDTYAESRLLFPLIRVGKHFVQGRKTLIPVALSVHHAVADGFHTSKLFHDMQTVADAAEQWLC; encoded by the coding sequence ATGGCGGACGGAACGGACGGGAAGGGCGGAACGGACGCGGGCGGCGGATGCGCGCCGGCCCGTTTCACGCTCGTAGACCCGGAAACCTGGCCGCGCCGGGAGTATTTCGCCTATTATTTCGACAGGCTCAAGTGCCGCTATTCCATCACCGCGCCGCTGGACATCACCCTGTTGATGCGCCGTCGGCGGCAATTGCGACGCCGTTTTTTCCCCATTCTGCTCTATGTGGTCATGCGCGCCGTGAACCGGCGGGACGCGGACGGCCCCTGTGCGCCGGATTCCCCGGACATCCTGGACAGGGGCGGCAACGGCGCTTTCCGCATGGCCTTTGACGCGCGGGGCCGTCTGGGCCGCTGGAACTACTGCAATCCGGTGTACACCGTCTTCCATGAGGAGGACGCGAGCTTTTCCGACCTCTGGAGCCGGTGGTCGCCGGATTTCAGCCTGTTTTACGAAACCGTGCTGGACGACATGGCCCGCTACGGCGGCGTGCGGGGCCTCAAGGGCAGGCCGCATACGCCGGAAAATTTTTGTTCCGTATCCTCGCTGCCCTGGCTTTCCTTCACCTCCTTCGCGCAGGACACCTATGCGGAATCGCGCCTGCTTTTTCCGCTGATCCGGGTGGGCAAGCATTTCGTCCAGGGCCGCAAGACCCTGATTCCTGTAGCCCTGTCAGTGCATCACGCCGTGGCCGACGGCTTTCACACCTCCAAGCTCTTTCACGACATGCAGACCGTGGCGGACGCGGCGGAGCAATGGCTGTGCTGA
- a CDS encoding D-alanine--D-alanine ligase family protein, with protein sequence MKILLIAGGWSSEREVSLNGARGMAEALRARGHSVTFFDLLTEFDTLLPQAREHDFALINLHGAPGEDGLVQAMLDRVGCPYQGAGPAGSFLALNKAAAKQIFRHAGLPTADWEFLPSAPPADWQPRLPYPLFVKSNTGGSSLRLGRARNRGELDKVLAEIFAAGDEALIEPELKGREVTCGILGDEALPPILIEPVAGDFFDYESKYAKGGAREICPAPIAPELTARVRELALAAHQALGLRGYSRADFILDAQQNLTLLEVNTLPGMTATSLVPQEAKVIGLDFGQLLERLMELGMARRKS encoded by the coding sequence ATGAAGATTCTTTTGATTGCGGGCGGCTGGTCCAGTGAGCGCGAAGTCTCTCTGAACGGCGCGCGCGGCATGGCCGAAGCCCTGCGCGCGCGGGGCCACAGCGTGACTTTTTTCGATTTGCTGACGGAATTCGACACCTTGCTGCCTCAGGCCCGCGAACACGATTTCGCCCTGATCAACCTGCACGGCGCGCCGGGCGAGGACGGTCTGGTGCAGGCCATGCTCGACCGGGTGGGCTGCCCTTATCAGGGGGCGGGGCCGGCGGGTTCCTTCCTGGCCCTGAACAAGGCGGCGGCCAAGCAGATTTTTCGGCATGCGGGTCTGCCCACGGCTGACTGGGAATTTTTGCCGTCCGCGCCGCCCGCGGACTGGCAGCCGCGTCTGCCCTATCCGCTCTTTGTCAAAAGCAATACCGGCGGTTCCTCTCTGCGTCTGGGCAGAGCGCGTAACCGCGGCGAGCTGGACAAGGTGCTGGCCGAGATTTTTGCCGCCGGAGATGAGGCCCTTATCGAGCCGGAGCTCAAGGGCCGCGAAGTTACCTGCGGCATTCTGGGGGACGAAGCTCTGCCGCCCATTCTCATCGAACCCGTGGCCGGGGACTTTTTTGATTACGAAAGCAAGTACGCCAAGGGCGGCGCGCGCGAGATCTGCCCCGCGCCCATCGCGCCGGAACTGACCGCGCGGGTCCGGGAACTGGCTCTGGCGGCCCATCAGGCCCTGGGGCTCAGAGGCTACAGCCGCGCCGACTTCATTCTGGACGCGCAGCAGAACCTGACCCTGCTGGAAGTCAACACCCTGCCGGGCATGACCGCCACCAGTCTGGTGCCGCAGGAGGCCAAGGTCATCGGTCTTGATTTCGGCCAGTTGCTGGAACGGCTCATGGAACTGGGCATGGCGCGGCGCAAGAGCTGA
- a CDS encoding HD domain-containing protein, whose amino-acid sequence MNSFDSASGAAKPFSHPLSGLPELPGLATAASAPPPDDEACFALWRKYDMLPNVRRHSRLVAHIATLLARRAAEKGVAVHVPEVRASALLHDLAKTYCLRHGGSHAQLGGAWAVAETRNYALAQGVMLHVHWPWPVPEGAGICALPFFVIYADKRVRHDACVSLEDRYEDLLTRYGRNETARKGIRSSYEQGKIIERALSAQLGWALHEDSFDCGRLVQ is encoded by the coding sequence ATGAACAGTTTTGACTCCGCGTCCGGCGCGGCGAAGCCCTTCAGCCATCCCCTGTCCGGCCTGCCGGAGCTTCCGGGGCTGGCGACGGCCGCTTCCGCTCCGCCGCCGGACGACGAGGCCTGTTTCGCCCTCTGGCGCAAGTATGACATGCTGCCCAATGTGCGGCGCCATTCGCGGCTCGTGGCCCATATCGCCACACTCCTGGCCCGGCGCGCGGCGGAAAAGGGCGTTGCGGTCCATGTGCCGGAAGTGCGCGCCAGCGCCCTGCTGCACGACCTCGCCAAAACCTACTGCCTGCGCCATGGCGGCAGCCATGCGCAGTTGGGCGGCGCGTGGGCCGTGGCCGAAACCCGTAACTACGCGCTGGCGCAGGGCGTTATGCTGCATGTGCACTGGCCCTGGCCCGTACCGGAAGGAGCGGGGATCTGCGCATTGCCGTTTTTTGTGATCTATGCCGACAAGCGGGTCAGGCACGACGCCTGCGTCTCGCTTGAGGATCGTTACGAGGATCTGCTCACGCGCTACGGCCGCAATGAAACCGCGCGCAAAGGCATCCGGAGCTCCTACGAACAGGGAAAAATTATTGAACGCGCCTTGTCGGCGCAGTTAGGATGGGCGTTGCATGAAGATTCTTTTGATTGCGGGCGGCTGGTCCAGTGA